The region TTACGATCCCACACGCATGCACTTTGGTGTATTGCGTGTACTCAATGACGACAATATTGCAGGAGGAATGGGATTTGGTATGCACCCGCATGATAATATGGAAATTATTACGATTCCTTTGGAAGGCGATTTGGAGCATCAAGATAATATGGGTAATAAAGAAGTAATTCGCCAAAATGATATACAAGTTATGAGTGCGGGAACTGGCGTGGTACACAGTGAGTATAATGCCAATAAAGACAAGCCTGTAAAGTTGTTTCAGATATGGTTATTCCCCAACAAAAAAAATGTAACGCCGCGTTACCAACAAGTCACTTTAAATGAAGCTGACCGAGTTAATAAATTACAACAAATACTTTCGCCCAATGCAGATGATGCGGGGGTTTGGATACATCAGGATGCGTGGTTCTATTTTAGCAAAATGGATGCGGGAAAATCTATTGACTATCATATCAAAAAAGAAGGAAACGGAATCTATATATTTGTAATATCAGGAAATTTAACTATTGAAGGCAATGTTCTCGAAACCCGCGATGGACTAGGCATTTCGGACGCAAATAAAATTAACATTATTGCTGATACAGATAGTGAAATTTTGGTGATGGAGGTGCCGATGGGGGTTTAATGCAGGCAATTTGAGATGCTGAAATAAATTCAACATGACGCTGACGCCTAATTGCATTGCCGTTGCGACGTCACCCTGTCGCGACCTATCAGTATTCAGGTTTTAATATACACAATCTTTGAGATGCTGAAACAAGTTCAGCATGACGGCATCAGGCCCCAAGCCCGATAGCTATCGGGACTATATCCTGAATCCCACATTATCTTTGCACCCAGTGAACACCCACATCCTAATTCTAGAAACCACAGCGGATATTTGCTCCGCGGCCATTTGCCGAGATGGAGAACTCGTATCATATACCTTTGAAGATGGGAAAAAACATTCTTCGGTAATTACTTTACTTATCGAAAAAGTTTGCCAAGAAGCCCATATACTTTTAAAAGATATACAAGCGGTCGCTCTCAATATGGGGCCAGGTTCTTATACAGGTTTGCGTGTGGGATTATCGGCAGCCAAAGGGATTTGTTATGCCAATGAGATTCCTTTGATTACTGTAAACGGTTTCGAAATATTATATCATTTGTTTGCGAAACAGCAGTCAGAAGTTAATTCATTGCTGATTCCATGCATCCACGCCCGTAAGGATGAGTTCTTTTTCACGGTTTTGGATAAAGATGGAAATGTGGTAGAATCCCCTAGTTACTTGCTGGCAAAGGATTTGGTTGATTATGCCCAAACAAATTTTGAAGGTTTTATTTTTTGTGGTGAAGACCGAGATTTATTCACGAAATTTGCAACCCAAAACGACAATTTTAAATACATACAAACAGAAAAGATAAATGCTAACCATTTGGCTCAAATCGTACATCAAAAATATATAAAAAATACATTTGCAGATTTGGCATACAGCGAACCACTATACATAAAAGAATTCCAAACCTATTAAAAAACTATTATAATACTTATGCAATT is a window of Bacteroidota bacterium DNA encoding:
- a CDS encoding pirin family protein, whose product is MNTILHKSNTRGHANHGWLDAHHSFSFASYYDPTRMHFGVLRVLNDDNIAGGMGFGMHPHDNMEIITIPLEGDLEHQDNMGNKEVIRQNDIQVMSAGTGVVHSEYNANKDKPVKLFQIWLFPNKKNVTPRYQQVTLNEADRVNKLQQILSPNADDAGVWIHQDAWFYFSKMDAGKSIDYHIKKEGNGIYIFVISGNLTIEGNVLETRDGLGISDANKINIIADTDSEILVMEVPMGV
- the tsaB gene encoding tRNA (adenosine(37)-N6)-threonylcarbamoyltransferase complex dimerization subunit type 1 TsaB; amino-acid sequence: MNTHILILETTADICSAAICRDGELVSYTFEDGKKHSSVITLLIEKVCQEAHILLKDIQAVALNMGPGSYTGLRVGLSAAKGICYANEIPLITVNGFEILYHLFAKQQSEVNSLLIPCIHARKDEFFFTVLDKDGNVVESPSYLLAKDLVDYAQTNFEGFIFCGEDRDLFTKFATQNDNFKYIQTEKINANHLAQIVHQKYIKNTFADLAYSEPLYIKEFQTY